A DNA window from bacterium contains the following coding sequences:
- a CDS encoding DUF1640 domain-containing protein, whose product MVVLAVPKILREKLTDQGVDEFITIINKVEDNVKKDSIVIAEEKFERRLSEENSKLDNRITEETAKLDNRITEETAKLDRRITEE is encoded by the coding sequence ATGGTTGTTTTAGCTGTCCCAAAGATTTTAAGAGAAAAACTTACTGACCAGGGAGTTGATGAGTTCATTACTATTATTAATAAGGTTGAGGATAATGTAAAGAAAGATTCTATTGTCATAGCCGAAGAAAAATTTGAAAGAAGACTTTCTGAGGAAAATTCAAAACTTGATAATCGGATTACTGAAGAGACTGCTAAACTTGATAATCGGATTACTGAAGAGACTGCTAAACTTGATAGACGGATTACTGAAGAG
- a CDS encoding coiled-coil domain-containing protein produces the protein RITEETAKLDNRITEETAKLDRRITEEVAKLDNRITEETAKLDRRITEEVTKLDNRITEETAKLDRRITEETAKLDRRITEEVAKIQTQIAQFKTEIIKWMFLFWIGQLVTVAGLIKWLR, from the coding sequence CGGATTACTGAAGAGACTGCTAAACTTGATAATCGGATTACTGAAGAGACTGCTAAACTTGATAGACGGATTACTGAAGAGGTTGCTAAACTTGATAATCGGATTACTGAAGAGACTGCTAAACTTGATAGACGGATTACTGAAGAGGTGACTAAACTTGATAATCGGATTACTGAAGAGACTGCTAAACTTGATAGACGGATTACTGAAGAGACTGCTAAACTTGATAGGCGGATTACTGAAGAGGTGGCAAAAATACAAACACAGATAGCTCAATTTAAAACAGAGATTATCAAATGGATGTTTCTTTTCTGGATTGGACAACTTGTTACCGTTGCAGGACTTATAAAATGGCTAAGATAA